In one Sulfuricella sp. genomic region, the following are encoded:
- the pstB gene encoding phosphate ABC transporter ATP-binding protein PstB: MNHPHSIAPKITVRDLNFYYGKYQALKSINLDIPEKKVTAFIGPSGCGKSTLLRVFNRMYQLYPGQEAKGEIMMDGANILDKKQDLNILRAKMGMVFQKPTPFPMSIFDNVAFGVKLYESLSRRDLAERVEWALRKAALWDEVKDKLSQGGTSLSGGQQQRLCIARGIAVKPEVVLLDEPASALDPISTARIEELIFELKEDYTIVIVTHNMQQAARVSDYTAYMYLGELIEFGDTDTIFTTPKQKATEDYITGKFG; this comes from the coding sequence ATGAACCATCCGCACTCGATCGCTCCCAAAATCACCGTCCGCGACCTGAATTTTTACTACGGCAAATATCAAGCGCTGAAATCCATCAATCTGGATATTCCGGAGAAGAAAGTCACCGCCTTCATCGGCCCTTCCGGCTGCGGAAAATCCACCCTGCTGCGCGTCTTCAACCGCATGTACCAGCTCTACCCCGGCCAGGAGGCCAAGGGTGAAATCATGATGGATGGCGCGAACATTCTCGACAAAAAGCAGGATCTCAACATCCTGCGGGCCAAAATGGGCATGGTATTCCAGAAGCCGACGCCCTTCCCGATGTCGATTTTCGACAATGTCGCATTTGGTGTGAAACTGTATGAAAGCCTCAGCCGCCGCGACCTGGCGGAGCGGGTCGAATGGGCGTTGCGCAAGGCCGCATTATGGGATGAAGTAAAGGACAAGCTGAGCCAGGGCGGCACCAGTCTCTCGGGCGGCCAGCAGCAGCGCCTGTGCATCGCGCGCGGCATCGCGGTCAAACCGGAAGTGGTGCTGCTCGATGAACCCGCATCGGCACTCGACCCGATCTCCACCGCGCGCATCGAAGAACTGATCTTCGAGCTCAAGGAGGACTACACCATCGTTATCGTGACGCACAACATGCAACAGGCTGCGCGCGTATCCGACTACACCGCCTACATGTACCTTGGCGAACTGATCGAGTTTGGTGATACGGACACCATCTTCACCACGCCCAAGCAGAAGGCCACCGAGGACTACATTACGGGCAAGTTTGGCTGA
- the pstS gene encoding phosphate ABC transporter substrate-binding protein PstS — protein sequence MKLQFGRTLIAAAVLSMSTSVFAADITGAGATFPYPIYAKWADAYKKETGIGMNYQSIGSGGGIKQIKAKTVDFGASDKPLKPEELEKAGLTQFPTVMGGVVPVINVDGIKEGQVKLTGAVLADIFLGKVKKWNDPAIANLNKGVALPDSDITVVHRSDGSGTTFLFADYLSKVSPEWKDKVGADASVAWPVGTGGKGNEGVANFVKQIKGSIGYVEAAYAKQNKMNYAQLQNKDGVYVMPTEDNFKAAAANAQWDKAPGFYEILTNEPGKNSWPITGATFILMHKSQDNPAQAANVLKFFEWAYSKGDNMALELDYIPMPDSVVKLIQGSWKANIKAADGKAVY from the coding sequence ATGAAACTGCAATTTGGCCGTACCCTGATCGCTGCTGCAGTGCTCTCCATGAGCACCTCCGTCTTCGCCGCCGATATCACCGGCGCCGGCGCGACTTTCCCCTACCCGATTTACGCCAAATGGGCTGACGCCTACAAGAAAGAAACCGGCATCGGCATGAATTACCAGTCCATCGGCTCCGGTGGCGGCATCAAGCAGATCAAGGCCAAGACCGTGGATTTCGGCGCCTCTGACAAACCCCTCAAACCGGAAGAGCTGGAAAAAGCCGGCCTAACCCAGTTCCCGACCGTGATGGGTGGCGTGGTGCCGGTCATCAATGTGGACGGCATCAAGGAAGGCCAGGTCAAACTGACTGGCGCAGTGCTGGCCGATATTTTCCTCGGCAAGGTCAAGAAATGGAACGATCCGGCTATCGCCAATCTGAACAAGGGTGTTGCCCTGCCTGACAGCGACATCACCGTGGTGCATCGCTCCGACGGTTCCGGCACGACCTTCCTGTTTGCTGACTACCTGAGCAAGGTCAGCCCGGAGTGGAAAGACAAAGTGGGTGCGGATGCTTCCGTGGCCTGGCCTGTTGGTACCGGCGGCAAGGGCAATGAAGGCGTGGCAAACTTCGTCAAGCAGATCAAGGGGTCGATCGGCTACGTAGAAGCGGCTTACGCCAAGCAGAACAAAATGAACTACGCCCAACTGCAAAACAAGGATGGCGTATACGTCATGCCCACCGAGGACAACTTCAAGGCTGCCGCCGCCAACGCCCAGTGGGACAAGGCTCCCGGCTTCTACGAAATCCTCACCAACGAGCCGGGCAAGAACAGCTGGCCCATCACCGGCGCCACCTTCATCCTGATGCACAAGTCCCAGGACAATCCTGCACAGGCCGCCAATGTGCTGAAGTTCTTTGAGTGGGCCTACAGCAAGGGCGACAATATGGCGCTGGAACTGGACTACATTCCGATGCCTGACAGCGTGGTAAAGCTGATCCAGGGTTCCTGGAAAGCCAATATCAAGGCCGCGGACGGCAAAGCAGTGTACTAA
- the pstC gene encoding phosphate ABC transporter permease subunit PstC, with amino-acid sequence MSNIYSAATLKRQHLFDLIFRNTTWLFAFLVFSILAAIIGSLVIGSMPAIKAFGFGFLFSSEWNPVTEKFGALVPIIGTLVTSIIALSIGIPISFGIALFLTEMSPPWLRRPLGTAIELLAGIPSIIYGMWGLFVFAPLFAEYVQPWLRGIFGDIPLINLLFDGPFMGIGVLTAGIILAIMVIPFIAAVMRDVFEIVPPMLKESAYGLGATTWEVVWNVVLPYTKIGVVGGIMLGLGRALGETMAVTFVIGNAHQLHASLFMPGNSIASALANEFTEAEGELYTAALIELGLILFFITFIVLACAKILLIQLKKREGKVT; translated from the coding sequence ATGTCAAATATATACTCCGCAGCGACACTGAAAAGACAGCATCTGTTTGACCTGATTTTTCGCAACACCACGTGGTTGTTTGCCTTTTTGGTCTTCTCAATTCTCGCCGCCATCATTGGCTCTCTGGTAATCGGCAGCATGCCGGCGATCAAGGCCTTCGGTTTCGGTTTCCTGTTCAGTTCCGAGTGGAATCCCGTCACGGAAAAGTTCGGCGCCCTGGTGCCGATCATCGGTACGCTGGTAACCTCGATTATTGCGCTGTCGATCGGCATCCCGATCAGCTTCGGTATCGCCCTGTTTCTTACGGAAATGTCCCCTCCCTGGCTACGACGCCCTCTCGGCACGGCAATCGAACTGCTGGCCGGGATTCCCAGCATCATTTACGGCATGTGGGGCCTGTTCGTGTTCGCCCCGCTGTTCGCTGAATACGTTCAGCCCTGGCTGCGTGGTATTTTTGGCGACATCCCGCTGATCAACCTGCTGTTCGATGGCCCATTCATGGGCATCGGCGTGCTGACCGCCGGCATCATCCTGGCCATCATGGTGATCCCCTTCATCGCCGCCGTCATGCGCGACGTGTTCGAGATCGTGCCGCCCATGCTCAAGGAATCGGCCTATGGCCTCGGCGCCACCACCTGGGAAGTCGTGTGGAACGTCGTGCTGCCCTACACCAAGATCGGCGTGGTCGGCGGCATCATGCTTGGCCTTGGCCGCGCGCTGGGCGAAACCATGGCGGTCACTTTCGTTATCGGCAACGCACACCAGCTGCATGCCTCTCTTTTCATGCCCGGCAACAGTATCGCCTCGGCACTGGCCAATGAATTCACCGAAGCAGAGGGCGAACTCTATACCGCGGCCCTGATCGAACTCGGCCTGATCCTGTTCTTCATCACCTTCATCGTGCTGGCTTGCGCCAAGATTCTGCTGATCCAGCTCAAGAAACGCGAAGGCAAGGTCACTTAG
- the pstA gene encoding phosphate ABC transporter permease PstA gives MVSIYTRRRIINAFNLSASMLAMAFGLFWLTWILFTLFQKGLGGIGIAIFTQMTPPPGGTGGLLNAIAGSVVMATLATLIGTPIGIMAGTYLAEFGQRGWLAPTTRFINDILLSAPSIVIGLFIYAVYVANVGHFSGWAGTLALSLIVIPVVVRTTEDMLRLIPDSLREAAAALGAPQWKVVTLVTWRASKTGMLTGVLLAVARISGETAPLLFTALNNQFWSADMNKPMSNLPVVIFQFAMSPYEDWQKLAWAGALLITMGVLGLNIVARVLFRKKTSFN, from the coding sequence ATGGTCTCCATTTATACCCGCCGTCGCATCATCAATGCCTTTAATCTCTCAGCCTCCATGCTGGCTATGGCATTTGGCCTGTTCTGGCTGACCTGGATTTTGTTTACCCTGTTCCAGAAAGGCCTGGGCGGCATCGGCATTGCCATATTCACCCAGATGACCCCTCCTCCGGGCGGGACCGGCGGCCTGCTCAACGCCATTGCCGGCAGCGTGGTGATGGCCACCCTCGCCACCCTGATCGGCACCCCGATCGGCATTATGGCCGGCACCTATCTGGCCGAATTCGGACAACGCGGCTGGCTCGCCCCCACCACCCGTTTCATCAACGATATCCTGCTGTCCGCGCCATCGATCGTGATCGGCCTCTTTATCTATGCGGTTTATGTCGCCAATGTCGGCCATTTTTCCGGCTGGGCCGGGACGCTGGCCCTTTCGCTGATCGTCATCCCGGTCGTGGTGCGCACCACCGAGGATATGTTGCGCCTGATACCGGACAGTCTGCGCGAAGCGGCTGCCGCCCTGGGCGCGCCGCAATGGAAAGTGGTGACGCTGGTAACCTGGCGCGCCTCCAAGACCGGCATGTTGACCGGCGTATTGCTGGCGGTTGCGCGCATCAGCGGAGAAACCGCCCCGCTGCTGTTCACGGCACTCAACAACCAGTTCTGGAGCGCCGACATGAACAAGCCCATGTCCAATTTGCCCGTGGTCATATTCCAGTTCGCCATGAGCCCATACGAAGACTGGCAGAAGCTGGCCTGGGCCGGGGCGCTGCTGATCACGATGGGCGTGCTGGGCCTGAATATCGTGGCGCGCGTGCTGTTCCGCAAAAAAACATCGTTTAATTAA